The Paenibacillus sp. MBLB1832 genome has a window encoding:
- the cymR gene encoding cysteine metabolism transcriptional regulator CymR, with protein MKISTKGRYGLTIMMELANRMGEGPTSLKSIAERHQLSEHYLEQLVAPLRNAGLVKSIRGAYGGYILSKSPEQVTAGEVIRVLEGPISPVDFTEEDDPAKRDLWIRIRDSIADVLDSTTLANLISFEDKGSKNDNYMFYI; from the coding sequence TTGAAAATCTCCACGAAAGGTCGTTATGGATTAACGATCATGATGGAACTAGCTAACCGAATGGGTGAAGGACCGACTTCACTGAAAAGCATCGCAGAAAGACATCAACTCTCCGAACATTATTTAGAGCAGCTTGTCGCTCCATTGCGGAACGCAGGTTTGGTCAAAAGTATACGCGGAGCATACGGTGGCTATATTCTTTCTAAATCTCCCGAGCAGGTGACTGCAGGTGAAGTGATTCGTGTGCTTGAAGGCCCGATTTCGCCCGTTGATTTTACAGAAGAAGACGATCCAGCGAAGCGTGACTTGTGGATACGTATTCGTGACAGCATTGCGGATGTACTCGATTCTACGACGCTAGCGAATCTCATTTCTTTTGAAGATAAAGGCAGCAAAAACGATAATTACATGTTTTACATTTAG